The region TTCAAGGCGAATAGAGATCGACTTCATTCTAAAAACTCCATATGCGACTATCCATAGGATCGTGCTTACTATTAACCCTATGACAGACCAAATAATATACACAAGGGATATGTCAGATAAGAATTCTATGAATGGAACGTATAAGGAATACCCATCCCACATATAAAAAGCTTCACTTATCAAATAAAGTGAGAACAAAATAAAAATTGTTTGTAAAAGTATAGTGAATGATTTTTTCACTAACATCTTCTCTTTTATGTTTTCCATATGATTAACAGTCCTTCTGATTATTTGATTTTATTTGATAGATATATGGGAAAAACCTTCCCTATGGGATACCTTATTAAACCTAACACATGATTTAAAGTTGAAATTATCAGGCACCTGGATAAGAACTCGATGACATACAAGTTTAAACCTCGATCTATCTGGCCAAGCGTGGAATAAAAGTAATATTCGCACTACTGTCCCCCACGATTCTCGTTTCTAAAGTTAAATTATTCAAATAGGTATTAACCTGGTTATTTACAATAACTTTTTTATGATTCGACGGAAAGTTTAAATCCAGCCACGACTTGACGCTGTATCCAGCTAGATAAGCGGCTGTCTTAACATGAGTATTAACAGCATCAGGCGGGGAAACATAGTCTGGGAGATTGAAAATACGGATAACTCCATCATCCGGCAATTGGGAAGCAATCTCTGAGACCTTATGTAAGAAGATAGACGACATTCTCCCGGTGTCTTCCCACTCTCTATAGGTTCTAAAAAGAGGTGAATATGCAATTAAAGAAAATGATAACCCAGCAATTATGAAACTGGAGATCGTAGTGTTAATCCATGATAAGCAAAAACCCGCAGGTTGATATTTCCTTTCCTTAATTTTTTGGATGGTTAATGTTATTCCTTCAGTGATCATGATGGAGAGAATCCCGCTGAAAGGGATAATTGGAATATACATATACCGATAGTCAAATTTTGACGTCATTAAGTAAACACCAAGAGGTATCAACAGCCAGGCCAGAAAAAAAAATACCGATTTCCTGTAAGACAAATTCATGGACTTTTTTATCTTTTCATACTGATAAATTCCAATAATTATAATAATAGACACAAACAATAAAGTTCTATATGGTAAATAGCCAAACAGCGATCCTAAAAAATCAACAGGATAAAGCAAGCTCCCAACATAACTCTCAATAATCATTCGTAACCCGGTCCCGGATTGTCTCTGGGGTAAGTTTATTCCTTGCAAAATGTATGCGCGCCAAGTGAAAAACAGAAAGGTAATAACAAAGTAGACAAGAGTCCCTTTTAGGGCATTAATTATTGTATTTTTTAGAGGTTTCTTATCCAACAGGCAAGAAATTACTTGATATGCAAAAACAAGCAGCGGCAATATAATTGCAATCTCTTTAGCTCCAAGTGCAAGGGCATAAAAAAACACAGAAAATACCAGATAGCCGTTTTTTTTCATCCCGTTGGTGAAATACTTCAAGAAAAACAATAAAGACAGAAGTAGAAATAGTGATACAATAACCTCTTGTCTTCTGGCAACACCTGGAACAACTTCCACGAGAACAGGATGAGCAGTAAATATAATAGCAGCCAGCCAAGCTATGACTAATCTATCCTTTGTCAGAAATCTCATGAGAAAGAACACCATAACAGAAACTGAAATATGTAATATTAAATCAGTCAAATGATAACCGAAGGCATTTAACCCCCAAATGGAGTAGTCTAAGCTGAAAGATAATGTTGATATAGGACGATAATATTTAGCTATTTCTGTAAACTGAGTGCCATTCATCATTGGCTCGGTAAATATTCTACTTATATCCCTATATGATTGAATTCGGCTTGTATCGATTAAACTTAGGGTATCCCCAGCCGTGAAAAAATAGTCAAGTATTTCTCTATAAGAAAGAAAGGTAATTAAGACTATTGAAAGAATCATTAAACCGGCGACTATTTGCTCATTTTTACACTTTCCTCCCTTATTATTGTCCATCTTCACCTGAAATAAATTTTAATTTTTCTTATATTGCATGATCTTTCTGTTTGCAATATAGAGATTTTCATCAATTAACCCTTTGAGGCGCTTTGCTATCTCAGGTGTCACATCAGAAGAGTCATGCTTCTCTTCAGGGTCGGCACTTATATTAAAGAGCAGGGATTTTTTGTCATCTAAATTATAAATAAGTTTATAGTCTCCATCCCTCACTGATATGGTTCCTCTGGTAATAGGAAAATTCCCGATTGCACGATTTCTGATCAGCTGCATCGAAAATACGGGACGTGGTTCTACAGATTTGCCTTGAATAAGCGGTAATAACGATCTTCCTTCCATCCAGTCAGGTAAAGGAATTTTAGCCAGGTCAAGGATCGTTGGCGCAATATCTATCTGTTCAACGGGCATGTCTACCATCCTGCTTTCTTCGTGACCTGGCAGTTTGATTATCAAAGGGATATGAATAAGAGATTCATATAGTAATGACCCATTATGTCCTACATACCCATGTGAAAAACTCTCGCCGTGATCGGCAGATACGATTATGATCGTATTTGACATATCAATAGTTTTGGCAAGACGAGACACAAATGATTTGAATTGCTGATCAGAATACAAGACATATTCGTCATAACGCTGCCTGAGGGCGTTAACTTCATCTTGTCTCTGCTGACTGTACTCTGCATAAAGCAGATTGCTGTCTAATTGTTTATCTCCTGTACTAAATTTTTCTGATTCACCAAACACTCCCATAAAAGGACTTGGGGGCAAATAAAGGTCATGCGGCGGGAAAAGATGAATCCATGTAAAAAACGGTTCTTTAGGATTATCATGTATAAAATCTAAATATCGATTATATACCGTTTCAGATTTAATCGGGCTCGAATAAATTACAAACCGCATGTATGCCGGGTGGCGGGAATGCTTTAAGTTTATAGGTTTTAAAAGCGGATTGTTTTCAATTATTAACTCTGCAGCAATACGTCTTTTCACAAAAAAATTGGTAAGCATGGTAATCCACCATTTCCCGGCTGTTAAAAATGTATAGGCATCATCATCCTTCAAAAAAGCATCGTTAATACCGAGAGTCTTGGGATGAGCAAGATTATTTTGCACAAACCCGTAGACCCGATAACCATTATCACCCATGACCCTTGGTAAATTATTTACATAATTATCAACTGTTTGATACTGCGGCTCATACCATAATTTATGAGTCCAAGGGCGCTGTCCTGTCATAAGACTCATTGAAGTCGGGGTGGTCCAATTAGATTCAGCGTAAGTACTCTTAAAAATAAATGCACCTTTTGCCCATTCTGATATGAAAGGGGTTGTAATACGCTCATATCCATATAACTGCATGTCATTTGCAGTTAATGCATCCATAGTTACCAAGATGATATTCGGGCGTTTCTCATTCTGAAAACCGGTTTGAATAGAATTGACAAGCTTATTATTTTGATTCGTTGAGGAATCAATTCTCAATATTGAAACTGAAAATGCAATTAATAACATTAGAAGGAAAAACCAAACTACCGGGGTGATGCGCTCATCAGCATCAAGCAGGATATTTATGACATCCCAACGCTTACGAGAAAATAAAACAGTAACCAGAGAAACAATAAAAGCTATAAAAAACATAAACGCTTGATTGAGAGTAGCGTTCTTTATAAAAGAAAATCTCGAAGAAAGTGTTCCCAGTATAAAAATTAATACCACATAAAGGAGGGTAAAAATAAACGCATATTCAAATCGATATATTCCTGACAACCAAGTTTTTTTAGGAATCCAATATGCGATAAGCCAAAAAATAATACCGAAAATCAAAGATGATATTGTCCATACGATGAAGGCAAGTGAAGCGTCCGGCAAAAAATCAATAATGCGCATATAATAGGAAAATCCATCGAACCTGTAAAATGCAACCTTTATAAAATGGAGAGAAAATAAAACGAAGAAAAAGCGGAGTATTAAAAGGAGAGATTTTTTAGCTGTCACTTCTTATCTTTTTTTCCTGGAGAAATAGTTTCTTACAGCATTAGCTATTCTTTTCCAGAATACCACAATGGTGGCCAAAATTCCGTAAACAAATGGGAGCACAGAAGTAAAAAAGAAACCTCCGGTATTAGGATCAACATAAGCAAAAGTCTTATATGGGAAATTCAACAACGTCAAACACAGAACAAAAGTTATCAAACCTATTTTCATTATTTTTTCTTTCATCAGAAGACCCCTGTGATTTAATTTGATTTATAACGAACTTTTATTTAATTATAGCAAATAAGAATGATATTATGCTAATCTCTTAATAATATAATGAAATTCATATACCCTCTTTTAAAGAATAAATTTTAAAACTTGGCATCGAGCCGTTCCTGCCTAATAATTCATTGTTTGTTATTTCTTTATATTTCGATAAGAAAGCGGGGATATTTTTCATATCGGCGTTAAGCCAGACCAAATAAAAGTTAATATTATATGTACGCAATTCATGCTCTAATTCAGCATCACTAATATTTTTTCTTGCTTGCCCGAAATAACTCATTTTCATATTCGAATAGAATAATAGCTTTAGGGTTTCAGAAAATTTCTCATTAGAAGCAATGTTACCGGTCAGACTACTAAACTTAGCCAATTTTTTTACTACTACATCATATTCCGTATCAGCATTGGGATCTCTTATACTATTAATGGGGACCACAACGAATGATATAATGAAAAATGCTATTAATACAATTTTTCTCGCATTATTAGAAAAAGCACTATTAAAAAATAAATACAGCAGGTGCACTCCCATCAAAAGGATTAAGACATTTATAATCCATGAGTATCTTGCATCGGGATGAACGAGAATATACCCTGCAGAATATAACAGAATAGTCATTAGAGAATATAATTTATCATCCGCGACTATTTTTGCGTTATTTCTTTGAATACAAAGTAAAACATATCCAATAATTATTGCACTTGAAAATACAGAATAAGAACCTTCAAAAATACCAACCGTGTAATAGATATTTCTCACAATCAGCTTTATTTGATGTTTAAGAGATACCCATGAGTCAAAAGGACTCCACGGTTTAAGATATGACGTAAGATATGTAAAATCTTCCCAAACGCTGAGTGCAGTTTTGTTCGGTGGTTGAAAGAAACCCTGGTCATACACTGGATGAGCCATCCTTATATAACTTCGCCATCCTTCAAACCCATACCATGATGCCCCAGGTGGATCAGGCACACCCGGACCAATAACCCTGCGATTATATTCTCCTGAAGTTCCAATGCTTAGTGTATGGTACTTGTTGCTTATTGCAAAAATCCAAGGAACACTGATAAAAGAAAAAAACACTATGCCAAGAATTGCATTTAATAAGACGTTCCTTCTTGACTCTTTCGTTCTCAGGTATTGAAAAACATTA is a window of Nitrospirota bacterium DNA encoding:
- a CDS encoding sulfatase-like hydrolase/transferase; translated protein: MTAKKSLLLILRFFFVLFSLHFIKVAFYRFDGFSYYMRIIDFLPDASLAFIVWTISSLIFGIIFWLIAYWIPKKTWLSGIYRFEYAFIFTLLYVVLIFILGTLSSRFSFIKNATLNQAFMFFIAFIVSLVTVLFSRKRWDVINILLDADERITPVVWFFLLMLLIAFSVSILRIDSSTNQNNKLVNSIQTGFQNEKRPNIILVTMDALTANDMQLYGYERITTPFISEWAKGAFIFKSTYAESNWTTPTSMSLMTGQRPWTHKLWYEPQYQTVDNYVNNLPRVMGDNGYRVYGFVQNNLAHPKTLGINDAFLKDDDAYTFLTAGKWWITMLTNFFVKRRIAAELIIENNPLLKPINLKHSRHPAYMRFVIYSSPIKSETVYNRYLDFIHDNPKEPFFTWIHLFPPHDLYLPPSPFMGVFGESEKFSTGDKQLDSNLLYAEYSQQRQDEVNALRQRYDEYVLYSDQQFKSFVSRLAKTIDMSNTIIIVSADHGESFSHGYVGHNGSLLYESLIHIPLIIKLPGHEESRMVDMPVEQIDIAPTILDLAKIPLPDWMEGRSLLPLIQGKSVEPRPVFSMQLIRNRAIGNFPITRGTISVRDGDYKLIYNLDDKKSLLFNISADPEEKHDSSDVTPEIAKRLKGLIDENLYIANRKIMQYKKN